The Apium graveolens cultivar Ventura chromosome 10, ASM990537v1, whole genome shotgun sequence nucleotide sequence TAAGTAGACTTGTTCTTGATGCGGCAGTTACTTTCGCGGAAAAAATACATAACTGCAATTTGGATGTATCACGTAATAAGCATTTATATGAATGGGTTCATGGAGGAATTTGAGTATGGATCAATCAGTGATTAAAAATATTCGCTTGGAGAGCCAAACGATATGAATATATATAAAGCGCTCAAATAAGCCCATTCAGTTGTAATAAGGGGTAAACAAATGGACTCTTAGTCTTTCCTAGTAGCCTAATAGTCTAAGAGTATCTTCAACCATATAAAACCCTCCAACTAAAAATTATTAATACATGTTATGAATAAAAAATATAGAGATTATGTAAAAAAAATCCATTTCCAATGGTACATTCCCCTTATTTATAAATATAGTCAACCTCTTGATGTTGACTATATTTGTTGAACCACTATATACCTATAAGAAATCTGTAAAAAAAATTTAATCATTTATTATCATATTGAAGTAATATATTCCATTTATaacaatataaaattttaataatatactatttttaaaatatagctaACCAAAATAGCAAATACCATCGAAGTATAATATGTTACAGGTTCaacaaattttaatatttttacatATTGTCTTATAAGTCCAAAATTAGTCAACCAAATATAACGAACATCATTGGAGATGctcatatatattataattataataaaatattcgCAACAACAAGGAAATATTTTAAATAGTTGTGTCGCAGGCAAATGACTAATTTCTAATTTGAAGTTAAATCAAATTAAGTAAAAATCGGTAAATACTATTAACTTCGTTCActgtttgcacgtatttcgaaacttttataaaatattgttttatgatgtttttttcaaaaaaaattcaaataaaagtttaaacatgaaatttttattcagaaaaaaaattaaaaaatattatggaaTTATACTTTAAACTAGTATTGAAAAGCGTGCACAAAAATGATATATAGAATCGAAAGCTTACCCAAAAGTAATTCAAAAGTAATGTATAGAATTGAACGGGGGTTGTatttaaaaaacaaaaaattGTTTATATTTAGGAACGTGTCTTGTTTCTAGCATCTTCTCCAAACAAGCATCCGAAGCGCGCTCTCTCTCCGCACAAAGTTCCACCGATATTACCAAGCTTTCTCGgtaacatatacatacatacatatatgcaATTACTTGATTTAATTACTTGTTTGCTTTGATTAGCTTGTTTTTATGCTTATTTTATCTGTTTTAAGCTTAGGGTTTGTCCAATTtaagctctctctctctctctctctgtgtgTGTTTGCAATAGCTGTGTTACTAATCGTTTTTTAGGTTGgagttctctctctctctctctctctctctcgctgtCTGTGTATGTGCACAATAGTTGTGTTACTAGGCGTTTGTTGTGTTTGTACTTATTGTTGCCATTGAACGCTTATATGCGATGCACTTACATTCGATTTCTGGTTCTGTTTGTAGATGTGTATTTCGTTGTTTGTAATGTTGCACGATACGTTTAATTGTATCAGTTAATAAGTAGAACAAAAAATGTCCTTCTAAGGCAAATAAATTAGCCTAAATTGCTTAGCTAGGTGTTCAATGTTTTGTGAAATCGAAGCTCTGAGAATTTAATTTAAGTGTGTGTTTCGCGTAATGTATCAATATGCATTTCTGTTGATTTACTTCTAAACATGATTGTCGTCGTTTGGACTGGAATTACTATGCTCATCTGTATCTACATCTTGTAGGTATTGTTTAGTCGCTTTGGGGGTTTTGGTGGTTTCTGAGTTCTGTATCTACTTATCATTGCCATTGAACATTTGCGATGCACTTCAATTCGATTTCTCGTTCTGTTTGTAGATGTGTATTTCGTTGTTGTAATGTTGCGCGATACATTGTATTAGTTAAAAGTAATTGGAACAGAAAATGTCCTGCTAACGCAAATAAAATAGTCTAAATTGTGTAGATAGTGTTCAATATCGTGAAACCGAAGCTACGAGTATTAATTTAAATGTTTGTTTGCGTAAGGTAGTAATATTCATTTCTGTTGATGTACTTTCAAACATGATTGTGGTCGTTTGGACTGGATTTACAATGTTCTTCTGTATCTACTTCGGGTAAAGTATTGTTTAGTTGCTTTGGTGGTTTTGGCAGTTTTCGAGTACTGTATACGTTTGTCCCTGTTGTTCTAAAACGATTTTGCTTTACCTTTTAAGTGATTTGCTTTGTGCAGGCTATATGCATATCTGTTGAGTAAAATAGATGAACTATTTGATTCAATATCTTTTTTAAACTTCATGATACTGGTAGTAAATGATTTAGTTCTAGAGTATCAGGTGGAAGACCAATTGGGTATTGTTTGATTGAATATATAGCATTCTTTTTGGGTCATTTATGCAGGGTAAGGACAATGTCTTCAAGGGTGCTTGCTAGGTTTGTGTCTCGTAGGTTTTCAAGTAGCGGAAAAATTTTGAGCGAGGAGGAAAAAGCTGCTGAGAATGTCTATATTAAGGTACTTCATAGATGGTGTAAATATGAATCCCTCATCTCTTTATacgtgcgtgtgtgtgtgtggatgTCAGCGTGTTTCCCTTCTCTTAAgtgatttttcttgttttctgcCTTTTTTGTTGTGATTATTTCTTTCGAATATAGTTATTGAACATTATGTTACTATTGTATATATTGTTGTGTGCTTTTTACATAATTATACCTGTTCATTCTCCTTTTTACCTAATTTTGATTAATTTACACAAGCTTTTAACCTCTGCAGTGTACATGATgtttttaattttactttattatttgtGTAGACTTCTGTTTTACAATCTTACAAGCTTTTAATCTGTGCAGGGAACGTGATGTTTGGCAATTTGCTTTAGTATATGTGTAAATTTCTGTGTTATTGTAGTATTTATTCTTCTCAATTATTGTGAGATATGTATTATTTATTGAATACGTATGTCTAACAATTTGTTTAATATATGGTATTTGTAGATATTCTTTGCCTATCAATATATAATTATTGTGAGAAATGGAATTTGTAACACTCTGCTATGAGCTGATAAATCTTTCGTTTTCCCCTCTGAATTTCTTTTCGCAATTTGTAAATTGAATCCTTTCTTCTTGACCGCAGAAAATGGAAAAAGAGAAGTTGGAGAAACTCGCACGCAAGGTGATCTCAGGCTTCAATACTTCTTTTCTTGTTTATATATGCTTCTTATTAAGTGATTTTTATTTTGCAAGTGGCGTGGCACTCCTTTTGGTTTTGGCAGGTCTGCAACCATGACCAATAGTATGATAACTTTAGACTTGATAGTCATAGATACGGTTGAAGCACTGGTATGAGATTTTATGTGACGGAAGAGAAAAAAATGGCTatactttaatttaatttttagTTGCCTGATATGAACATATCAGCTTGCCATAAGAGCAACTGTCTCGTATCACTATAGACATTAAAGAGTTATGAAGCATGTTATGTTAACCCCCGGTTCAGGAATGGTCAATTCATCCCAGTTAAATAATCGCTCTAGTCTTGGGCAGAAAATGAAATATGAAAATATTGTTAATCATTTGTTTGTAGGGTCCTAATCCAGAAGAGAAGCCACCAACCGGTTCTGGAGACTCTGGATCTGCAACTGAGGCGAAAGCTAGTGGACACACCTCAAACTCTGGAGTCTCTACTGACAAAGACCGAAACTATGTACTTCTAGCTGGAATTGCTGGTGGCTTGAGTGGCTTGGGATGGTATGTTTACTCAAAGAAGAAAGCTGAAGAAGTCCAAGACTAGGTTAGTTGGACATTCTGCAGTTACCTTGTCAGTACTCCAGTAGTTACTCCTCGTGAGTTGTGAGTATCAGACTCCCAGTTGATGATgaaaaataacaaaataaaaccaTGTCTGAAGCATGTACAGTATATGTTTAATATTTTAGTGAAGAGGAAACCCAAATTTCTAGGTCTTATCGTGGATATTATGCTGTGTACTGTCCAGCGAAATCAATGTTTCTCGACTGATCTTTCTAAATGTGTGTTTTGGCTCTCAGTATTTTGAATCTGTCTTCTTACCATCTGATTTATTGCAGAGTTGAGGTTATCACTCTATCTTATACACTTACCTTGTAAATACAAGAGTAGGTGAACAATATTATAGCTATCACTGTTGATCCAACAAAGACCATTGATGTATCACATGTTCTAGACTAGTGTGAATTTTGCACACGAAAAGTTAATATTCATGTATTTTACTGCCTGAACAGCCACATCCATCCCTCCCCCTCACCAGCCATTATTTAAGTATGCCTTTTCCCGCACTTGGAAGTTGGATACAATTAACCCAAGCACTTTGTAGAAGTATAATTATTAGAAATTCCTAGTTGGTTGGGATTATAAGTTGAAATTAGGTTCATGTTTAATTTGAAATCAGGAACTTTTTTCTGCTTATTCGTATAGTAATTTTCCTATGCACATCCTCCATTCCATCGGCAACTATTTTGCAAAAATGATATAGGAAAACATGAAATCCAACTATGTTGGGTGAAATTTTATGTTCTTATGCTAATTGATGTCAAGTTTTTCCGTGTTTTCCGACTTGCAAATGAGTTTTACCTGTAGGATTTCTTTCTAGCCCTGGAATGTTTCAAAGAATTATCTTGCTTCATTGTTTGCGAGAAGATTTCAAATGTAGATGATTAGTTTCACGTTTGCTGAGAACTTGTCTTGATATGGTCCATATGGTCACGAGGGATCGAGGGGAGCACCATTATGAAATTCGTAGGCACAATCGAATTAATTAAAGTGCAACTGTTCACgaatgggacagtctcttttGTCTTGGCAAATGAGATAGACTATATCTAAATGAGACAGACACTGTTTATTCAGCCGAATGCAAATTGCAGAAATGTAAACGTGCAATGCTGGAAATATGTTAATGCAAGAACACCAAAacttttcacttggttcggcccctatatctagtctatggcctacatccaagtctcCATGCCAAATAGCATAGAGAAtatattatatccacttaaataaagtacttacaaacttttcTTGATTACAATCGTGACCCTGAATGAAAGAACCCgttccctagcacacagctacttggccttgatcttgtaatcaatattcccacaacccgggacaagtgatacaATACACTTTTTTTTCAAATACAAAGATAATAATGTGAAAGATTACAACTCGACTATAAACTCTTAATTAACTAGATAATCAATGAATGTAATTAAGAGGATGTTTTTCTCAGAAAAATATAAGATGGAAAGTGCAGAGAGTTGTGTTTCTGAAAAAACATCAAGTCGAGTATATATAGAAAACACGTAACAGATATATTGTATTTCAAACTCTTTTAAAGATAATAAAAGATAAGATTAGGTTTGAAATATTAGAAAGTGTAAAACAAGTAATCCGTTAGTTTGTTTCTTGAAAGAGATAAACCTGATAAAGATTGGATATTTGAAATAGATTAGGTTTATCCAAAATAGAGTTTGTTTTGAAAAGATAAGTCAAAGGTTATCCAGTTAACTAAGTTAACATTTAAACAAAACTATAATACTTATGTAACTAACTAACAATCTGATTTGCTGTAGACTTCTTCAATGCATCATCAGAAATCACGgattaacattctcccccttttatgatgatgccAAGGGTAAAGAAGTGTtatgctccccctatcaaaaacactttaaTCTCCTGTTGCAATATGTTAGATAATAACAGTGTATATATGCAACAATCAGTTGATAATCATGAGAATATGCAAATGAAACATATGACTTATCAAATGAGACATGTAAACAAATGGGACAACAAATAAGATTAAAAACCAAGATTAAAATCCAAGCACCCAACAGTACTTAAAGTTATAAAATCTTAAATATTTAATCCAGCACATAAACCAGTGCTATCCAAACAAAATCATCCAGATAAATAAACCAAGATTAAGTCTTAAGTCTTAACCAACCAAACAAATGAAGCAATTGTCTTGAACAGACAAACACATTAAAATTCTCCCCCTCAACATCATAAAAGGCGGGTAAAGAAACTAGTCAGAATCATCAACGTCGACAGGAGCTGAATCGCGAGTCTTTCTCTTTCCCTTGTTATGGTAAACTGGAGGAGCACCATACTCAGAGAAAAGCTTGTCCAACTTGCCTGCATCTGGAGCTTTCCCATCTCTCTTGCGGAGCCATTCCAAGATATATGAGCGATATTCAGCACGAGTGCCAGTCCTTTTTCTGGTGCCATGGCATGCTTCGAGTAGAGACCTGCTGAGATATGTACTTGGTTTCTGTACCAAGTTGATAGAAAAGCTTGACAAATTCTTCCTCCCAAGCCTTGGCAGTGGTAACCATTCCCTCATGAAGCGCACCAAACTCAAAATCTATAGCCCTACTCACCTTCTTATCATAGACATGTAAAATCTCCAACTTGGCATTAATTGATTCAAGAGAAGCAGTGACAGACTTATTAAACATCTCATAGGAGGCACGCATCATACTGACTTGAGAAGTCAAGGATGCCAGGGACTCAATAGAAGCAAACTGTGTTTTAAGAGACTCTAAAAGTTTATTGTTTTCAGAAACTTTTGACAACAACGAATTCAACAAAACAGAATCCTCTTGATCAGGATCAGACATATAGTGAGGAGACTCAGGAAACGAACCAAAAGATTTATGACCCTCACTAAAAATAAGAACAC carries:
- the LOC141693787 gene encoding uncharacterized protein At2g27730, mitochondrial-like; amino-acid sequence: MSSRVLARFVSRRFSSSGKILSEEEKAAENVYIKKMEKEKLEKLARKGPNPEEKPPTGSGDSGSATEAKASGHTSNSGVSTDKDRNYVLLAGIAGGLSGLGWYVYSKKKAEEVQD